A portion of the Luxibacter massiliensis genome contains these proteins:
- a CDS encoding glycosyltransferase family 2 protein: MKISVVIPVYFNEDSLLPLYDEMEKKLFSCQEYDWEVIMVNDGSRDRSYSIMGRLAARDRRIKIYSLSRNFGSHAAILCGLSKCTGDCAVVKAADLQEPAEIILEMVESWKTGNRVVLAVRKDRQEGRGQTMFAALYYWMVRKSALPQMPKGGFDVYLLDKRVIHVLLQLDEKNSVLTGQILWSGFQTGKIYYTRLQRTCGTSRWTLQKKLRLVSDTLFSFSTLPVTVVSLIGILSSFGAVAWAVAALILKQIGWISVSAWMILFMFQLFCFGIIMLTLGVLGGYLWRTLDASRNRPPYIVEEDQEEMNDKTEGTSEKGCKQDAGMDA, from the coding sequence ATGAAGATATCAGTGGTAATACCGGTCTATTTCAATGAAGACAGTTTACTCCCCTTGTATGACGAGATGGAGAAAAAACTATTTTCCTGCCAGGAATATGACTGGGAAGTGATTATGGTCAATGATGGCTCACGGGATAGGAGTTATTCTATTATGGGGCGGTTGGCGGCCCGGGACAGGCGGATAAAAATATACAGCCTGTCCAGAAATTTTGGCTCCCATGCAGCGATTTTATGTGGGCTGTCCAAGTGTACGGGGGACTGTGCCGTTGTAAAGGCGGCGGATCTCCAGGAGCCTGCAGAGATAATCCTGGAAATGGTGGAAAGCTGGAAAACAGGGAATCGTGTTGTGCTGGCTGTGCGAAAGGACAGGCAGGAAGGAAGAGGACAGACTATGTTTGCTGCTTTGTACTATTGGATGGTCAGAAAAAGCGCTTTGCCACAAATGCCAAAAGGCGGTTTTGATGTCTATTTGCTGGACAAGAGGGTAATCCATGTGCTGCTGCAATTAGACGAAAAAAACAGTGTGCTCACAGGACAGATTCTTTGGAGTGGATTTCAGACTGGAAAGATTTATTATACACGCTTGCAGAGAACATGTGGAACCAGCAGGTGGACACTGCAGAAAAAGCTGCGCCTGGTTTCTGATACGTTATTTAGTTTCTCCACATTACCGGTTACGGTAGTCTCACTGATCGGCATATTGTCCAGCTTTGGGGCGGTGGCCTGGGCTGTAGCTGCGCTGATATTGAAGCAGATAGGATGGATTTCTGTCAGTGCCTGGATGATCTTGTTTATGTTTCAGTTATTCTGCTTTGGGATTATTATGTTGACGCTGGGGGTTTTGGGCGGATATCTCTGGAGGACTTTGGATGCATCACGGAACAGGCCGCCGTATATTGTGGAGGAAGATCAGGAGGAAATGAATGATAAGACTGAGGGGACTTCAGAAAAAGGATGCAAACAGGATGCTGGAATGGATGCATGA
- a CDS encoding DegT/DnrJ/EryC1/StrS family aminotransferase, which translates to MKIMANRLDRGFYQYQEEFEKKALEVLRSGRYVLGKEVLAFEQEFARYTGSRYCVGLGSGLDALWIAFCILGIGSGDEVIVQGNTYIASVMGITINGATPVFVEPDAYFNIDAAKIEEKITDRTKAILVVHLYGQASNMGPIMEIARRYRLRVVEDCAQSHGACFKGQMTGTFGDIGCFSFYPSKNLGAFGEAGAIVTDNRKTADDVRIFRNYGSEKRYHNKAAGTNSRLDELQAGLLRVRLSHMAELEREKRDVCRNYLKKINNPHIRLPRIREGATHIWHQFVVQCEEREKLMKYLDEKGIGTMIHYPIPPHLSKAYSYLELPKGSYPITEKYAETVLSMPLYYGMTWEEADYVIACLNAFS; encoded by the coding sequence ATGAAAATCATGGCCAACAGGCTGGACAGAGGCTTTTATCAATATCAGGAAGAGTTTGAGAAAAAGGCTCTGGAAGTGCTGCGAAGCGGCCGGTATGTATTGGGAAAGGAAGTTTTGGCTTTTGAACAGGAATTTGCACGATACACTGGGAGCCGGTACTGTGTAGGCCTCGGGAGCGGGCTGGATGCGCTCTGGATTGCATTTTGCATTCTGGGGATTGGCTCCGGGGACGAGGTGATTGTACAGGGAAATACCTATATTGCCAGTGTGATGGGGATTACAATCAATGGAGCTACCCCGGTCTTTGTGGAACCAGACGCGTATTTTAATATAGACGCAGCCAAAATCGAAGAGAAGATAACGGACAGGACGAAAGCGATTTTAGTGGTGCATCTATATGGCCAGGCTTCCAATATGGGTCCTATTATGGAAATCGCGCGCCGCTATCGCCTGCGTGTTGTGGAGGATTGCGCCCAGTCCCACGGAGCCTGCTTCAAAGGACAGATGACAGGGACGTTTGGCGATATTGGCTGTTTTTCCTTTTATCCATCCAAAAATCTGGGAGCCTTTGGAGAGGCCGGGGCCATTGTGACAGATAATCGTAAAACGGCGGATGACGTAAGGATATTTCGGAATTATGGCAGTGAAAAAAGATATCATAACAAAGCAGCGGGGACGAATTCCAGGTTAGACGAACTGCAGGCAGGATTGCTGAGGGTACGTCTTTCTCATATGGCTGAACTGGAGCGGGAAAAGCGGGATGTCTGTAGAAATTATTTAAAGAAGATAAACAATCCCCATATCAGGCTGCCGAGGATCCGGGAGGGCGCAACGCATATCTGGCATCAATTTGTAGTTCAGTGTGAGGAGCGGGAAAAACTTATGAAGTACCTGGATGAAAAGGGAATTGGGACAATGATACATTATCCTATACCGCCTCATTTATCAAAGGCCTATTCTTACCTGGAATTACCAAAGGGCAGTTATCCCATCACGGAAAAATATGCAGAAACGGTATTATCGATGCCCTTATATTATGGAATGACGTGGGAAGAGGCAGACTATGTGATTGCGTGTTTGAATGCGTTCTCCTAA
- a CDS encoding HAD family hydrolase: MDRSVLFFDIDGTLLSEITYEIPWSALEALNKARKAGHLLFINTGRTFCSLPPKVRQFGFDGYLCGCGTYLTYGDEVLLSSSIPEGRGLSIISKMAECRIEGIAEGVEDVYMPSRISRFDGLESTRRYFRGYGLGVEVYLETGKFTYDKFLIYTDKQSDKNTFMKFIEEDIEPIDRGNGIYECVQKGYSKATACDYILNKFGMDLEQAYVFGDSTNDISMFAYARHTIAMGEHAKELEPYTEYVTDTVEEDGLAHAIEHYGLI, translated from the coding sequence ATGGACAGATCAGTACTTTTTTTTGATATTGACGGAACCCTATTGAGTGAAATAACATATGAAATCCCATGGAGTGCACTGGAGGCATTGAATAAGGCGAGAAAGGCCGGGCATTTACTTTTTATCAATACTGGCCGGACATTCTGCAGCCTGCCGCCAAAAGTACGGCAATTTGGATTTGACGGGTATTTGTGCGGCTGCGGGACTTACCTGACATACGGGGATGAAGTCTTACTGTCCAGCTCTATACCAGAGGGGCGGGGCCTAAGTATTATAAGTAAGATGGCAGAGTGCAGGATAGAAGGTATAGCAGAAGGCGTGGAGGATGTCTATATGCCGTCCAGGATAAGCCGGTTTGACGGACTAGAAAGCACCAGGCGCTATTTCCGCGGATACGGATTAGGTGTGGAGGTATATCTGGAGACAGGGAAGTTTACTTATGATAAATTTTTGATTTATACAGATAAACAGAGTGATAAAAATACATTTATGAAATTTATCGAGGAGGACATAGAACCCATTGACCGGGGAAATGGCATATATGAATGTGTACAGAAAGGCTATTCCAAGGCAACCGCCTGCGACTATATTCTGAATAAATTTGGGATGGATTTGGAGCAGGCTTATGTATTTGGGGACAGCACGAATGACATTTCCATGTTTGCATATGCCAGGCATACAATTGCTATGGGGGAACATGCTAAGGAACTGGAACCGTATACAGAGTATGTGACAGATACGGTGGAAGAAGATGGACTTGCACACGCAATTGAACATTATGGGTTGATTTAG
- the aroB gene encoding 3-dehydroquinate synthase, protein MKLIVNLGKNSYPIFIESGILANAEQYVSQFFHGKRIMIISDDHVFPLYGQKLIHSLPSYECHSLILPHGETTKNFQTLPQIYDAMLEKQITRSDLVIALGGGVIGDLAGFAAASYLRGVSFVQIPTSLLAQVDSSVGGKVAVDLPQGKNLVGAFYHPRLVLIDPAVLDTLPKRYIIDGMGEVIKYGCIKDASLFETLYKCGSFENLKGQIADIIYRCVDIKRAVVENDQFDTGERMLLNFGHTLAHTIEQYYHYGRESHGEAVAIGMYQITRLSEARGLSLAGESDRIKEILSAYGLPVQSGLSISDLTDAIKLDKKNINNHLNVVLLHKIGDSYVQPIDLDFFKKAGMV, encoded by the coding sequence TTGAAATTAATAGTTAATTTAGGTAAAAATAGTTATCCTATCTTTATTGAATCTGGAATATTAGCAAACGCGGAACAATATGTCTCTCAGTTCTTCCATGGCAAACGCATAATGATTATTTCTGATGATCATGTATTCCCCCTTTACGGGCAGAAGCTCATCCATTCGTTGCCATCCTATGAATGTCACAGTCTTATTTTGCCTCACGGGGAGACAACCAAGAATTTTCAAACTCTTCCTCAAATATATGATGCAATGTTAGAAAAACAAATCACCCGCAGCGACCTTGTCATTGCTCTGGGCGGAGGGGTTATTGGAGATCTGGCCGGGTTTGCAGCTGCAAGTTACCTCCGCGGAGTCAGTTTTGTGCAGATACCTACTTCCCTCCTTGCCCAGGTGGACTCTTCTGTAGGAGGCAAGGTAGCAGTTGACCTGCCCCAGGGAAAAAATCTGGTGGGAGCCTTTTATCACCCCCGCTTGGTTTTGATTGACCCTGCCGTATTGGACACCCTCCCCAAAAGGTATATTATTGATGGCATGGGAGAGGTAATAAAATATGGATGTATTAAAGATGCCTCACTATTTGAAACTTTATATAAATGCGGCTCTTTCGAAAATCTAAAGGGGCAGATTGCTGATATCATTTATCGCTGCGTTGACATTAAGCGTGCTGTGGTAGAAAATGATCAATTTGATACCGGCGAGCGCATGCTCCTTAATTTTGGCCATACACTGGCACATACCATTGAACAATACTATCATTATGGCAGAGAGAGCCACGGCGAGGCCGTTGCCATTGGTATGTATCAAATTACCAGGCTGTCAGAAGCCAGAGGCCTTTCTTTAGCTGGGGAATCCGACAGAATAAAAGAAATTCTATCGGCCTATGGCCTGCCAGTTCAAAGCGGACTTTCCATTTCTGATTTGACCGATGCTATCAAACTGGATAAGAAAAACATAAATAACCATCTAAATGTAGTGCTCCTCCATAAAATAGGAGACAGTTATGTGCAGCCTATAGATCTTGATTTCTTTAAAAAAGCAGGAATGGTTTAA
- a CDS encoding GNAT family N-acetyltransferase codes for MIRLRGLQKKDANRMLEWMHDPEIQKNFQKDFLDKEMPDILYFIETASCCPKEGGSVHFAVAGDEDEYLGTISLKNICLGERCAEYAVSLRKCAQGKGIGYEATKKLLQMAFGTFGLERVYLKVMADNEKAVRLYEKCGFVPDADFREQIYRNGRSCELKSYAIFREDFFAGKER; via the coding sequence ATGATAAGACTGAGGGGACTTCAGAAAAAGGATGCAAACAGGATGCTGGAATGGATGCATGACCCTGAAATCCAAAAGAATTTCCAGAAAGATTTTCTGGATAAAGAAATGCCGGATATTTTGTATTTTATAGAGACAGCCTCCTGCTGTCCAAAAGAGGGAGGCAGTGTCCATTTTGCGGTAGCCGGTGATGAGGATGAATATCTTGGCACCATAAGCCTGAAAAATATTTGCCTGGGAGAGCGGTGCGCCGAATATGCGGTCAGTTTGCGAAAGTGTGCCCAGGGCAAAGGGATTGGCTATGAGGCTACGAAAAAGTTGCTCCAGATGGCCTTTGGAACATTCGGATTGGAACGGGTCTATTTAAAGGTAATGGCGGACAATGAAAAGGCGGTTCGCCTGTATGAAAAGTGTGGGTTTGTGCCAGATGCAGATTTCAGAGAGCAAATCTATAGAAATGGGAGATCCTGTGAATTAAAAAGCTATGCTATTTTTAGGGAGGATTTTTTTGCAGGCAAAGAAAGGTGA
- the aroE gene encoding shikimate dehydrogenase, with protein MDVNKNTNYRLGILGEKLSHSLSPEIHQDLMGQLNIQGTYQKFEMTADEVPLLKPFMEKENIVGMNVTIPYKETVCRLVDILEPAAAKIGAVNTIFLKSGVLYGYNTDFLGVVSMFRKANIALLGKKIVILGSGGASRALIYGFHKEQAAQITVAARNQTASSVLKKQFPYIAICTLDEIPDGDIIINTTPIGMYPNAGKSPVSKEIVKKFKIASDIVYNPLMTEFLLTAQEQGLQIVTGLMMLVDQAIGAEEIWFGRKLDYTMGNNIHDELSRKF; from the coding sequence ATGGACGTAAACAAAAACACAAATTATCGATTAGGAATCCTTGGAGAAAAATTATCACACAGCCTTTCCCCTGAAATACACCAAGATTTAATGGGGCAGTTAAACATTCAGGGAACATACCAAAAATTCGAAATGACTGCAGATGAAGTTCCCCTACTAAAACCATTTATGGAAAAGGAAAACATTGTTGGCATGAATGTTACAATTCCTTATAAAGAAACTGTCTGCCGCCTCGTAGATATATTGGAACCCGCCGCCGCAAAAATTGGCGCCGTAAATACAATATTTCTAAAAAGTGGCGTACTTTACGGCTATAATACTGATTTTCTGGGTGTTGTCAGCATGTTCAGGAAAGCCAATATCGCACTGCTGGGGAAAAAAATCGTAATCCTTGGTTCTGGCGGCGCCTCTAGAGCCCTCATCTATGGGTTCCATAAAGAACAAGCGGCCCAAATTACAGTTGCAGCCAGAAACCAAACCGCCTCCTCTGTGCTAAAAAAACAATTTCCCTACATCGCCATCTGCACCCTGGATGAAATCCCAGATGGCGATATCATCATCAATACGACACCTATAGGAATGTACCCTAATGCCGGGAAAAGTCCGGTCAGTAAAGAAATTGTTAAAAAATTCAAAATTGCATCTGATATTGTGTATAATCCGTTGATGACAGAGTTTCTCCTGACCGCCCAGGAACAAGGCCTCCAAATCGTAACAGGCCTTATGATGCTGGTTGATCAGGCCATTGGAGCAGAAGAAATCTGGTTCGGGCGAAAACTTGACTATACAATGGGCAATAACATCCACGACGAATTATCCAGAAAATTCTGA
- the pyrH gene encoding UMP kinase, with translation MKRVLLKLSGEALAGDKKTGFDEATCMGVARQVKQLVDQGIQVAVVTGGGNFWRGRTSETIDRAKADQIGMLATVMNCIYVSDIFRHVGMQTEIFTPFACSTFTALFSKDAALAALEQGKVIFFAGGTGHPYFSTDTGAVLRAVEIEADAMLLAKAIDGIYDSDPKVNPQAEKYEEISIQEVIDRKLAAVDLAASILCMENKMPMLVFGLNEENSIANTISGKFTGTKVTV, from the coding sequence ATGAAAAGAGTATTGTTAAAGCTGAGTGGCGAAGCGCTTGCAGGTGATAAGAAGACAGGCTTTGATGAAGCTACCTGTATGGGTGTGGCCAGGCAGGTAAAACAGCTTGTGGACCAGGGAATCCAGGTTGCAGTTGTGACCGGGGGCGGGAATTTTTGGAGAGGCCGTACCAGTGAGACAATAGACAGGGCCAAGGCTGACCAGATAGGAATGCTGGCCACAGTGATGAACTGTATATACGTATCTGACATATTCCGGCATGTGGGAATGCAGACCGAGATTTTTACCCCTTTTGCGTGCAGTACATTTACCGCACTGTTTTCTAAGGATGCCGCCCTGGCGGCCCTAGAGCAGGGGAAAGTAATCTTTTTTGCCGGAGGTACGGGGCATCCGTATTTTTCCACGGACACAGGAGCTGTGCTAAGGGCCGTTGAGATTGAGGCAGACGCCATGCTGCTTGCCAAAGCGATTGATGGGATTTATGACAGTGACCCGAAGGTGAATCCGCAGGCAGAGAAATATGAGGAGATTTCTATCCAGGAAGTGATTGACCGCAAGTTAGCGGCAGTGGATCTGGCTGCATCCATTCTCTGCATGGAGAATAAGATGCCCATGCTTGTATTCGGCCTGAACGAAGAGAACAGTATTGCCAATACTATAAGCGGCAAATTTACGGGAACAAAAGTGACAGTATAG
- a CDS encoding CidA/LrgA family protein, whose translation MKIIKQTGIIFTVCWLSQVIARILPFEFPASVIGMILLFICLMTGFLKIEHIQEKSDFLLGNMAFFFIPAGVSIMNYFDVLKSSAVQLIIICVISTIITFAVTAYSVKLTIKLMDRRKK comes from the coding sequence ATGAAAATAATTAAGCAAACAGGCATTATTTTTACAGTCTGCTGGCTGAGCCAGGTTATTGCCAGAATTCTCCCCTTTGAATTTCCGGCAAGCGTGATTGGGATGATACTACTGTTTATCTGCCTGATGACTGGATTTCTAAAGATCGAACATATCCAGGAGAAATCAGATTTTCTTTTGGGGAATATGGCTTTCTTTTTTATCCCTGCAGGAGTCAGTATTATGAACTACTTCGATGTGCTGAAAAGCAGCGCCGTGCAGCTGATCATCATCTGCGTTATCTCGACCATTATCACCTTTGCGGTCACGGCATATAGTGTCAAACTGACCATAAAACTTATGGATAGGAGGAAAAAATAA
- the aroF gene encoding 3-deoxy-7-phosphoheptulonate synthase has product MIIVLKPHTSEDNISRVQNLIKKRGLDTHIVRGQEMTIIGCIGDTTAIDSKLFEVDASVDKVMHVQEPYKLANRAFHPEDSVIDVSGVQVGGDHLALIAGPCSVESLEQVTEIAQAAKASGANLLRGGAFKPRTSPYSFQGLGMEGLDILCEVKKITGLPIVTELMSPEYLEVFNEKVDLIQIGARNMQNFDLLKQLGQLDRPILLKRGLNATYEEWIMSAEYIMAAGNENVILCERGIRTFENYTRNTLDLQSIPVLKKKTHLPVIVDPSHAGGKWWLVEPMAKAAVAAGADGLMIEVHNDPECALCDGAQSLKPEKYDNLLKQIKQIASVVGKK; this is encoded by the coding sequence ATGATTATTGTATTAAAACCGCACACCTCAGAAGATAATATCAGCCGTGTGCAGAATCTTATTAAAAAGCGCGGACTAGATACCCATATCGTCAGAGGCCAGGAAATGACTATCATTGGCTGTATTGGTGATACAACTGCTATAGATTCCAAACTGTTTGAAGTAGATGCATCTGTTGATAAGGTTATGCATGTCCAGGAACCCTACAAACTGGCCAACCGTGCATTTCATCCTGAGGATTCTGTTATCGATGTATCCGGTGTCCAGGTGGGAGGAGACCATCTCGCACTGATAGCCGGCCCCTGTTCTGTAGAATCGCTGGAACAAGTCACAGAGATCGCCCAGGCCGCGAAGGCCTCCGGTGCCAACCTGCTAAGAGGGGGCGCTTTCAAACCCCGCACCAGTCCATATTCATTCCAGGGACTTGGCATGGAAGGACTGGATATTTTATGTGAAGTCAAAAAGATTACAGGACTCCCCATAGTCACAGAACTGATGTCGCCTGAATATCTTGAAGTATTTAATGAAAAGGTAGACCTAATCCAAATCGGGGCCAGAAATATGCAGAACTTTGACCTCCTGAAACAGCTCGGGCAGTTAGACCGCCCGATACTTCTGAAAAGGGGATTAAACGCTACCTACGAAGAATGGATCATGTCCGCCGAATATATTATGGCTGCGGGCAATGAAAATGTCATTCTCTGCGAGAGGGGAATACGGACTTTTGAAAACTATACCAGGAATACCCTGGATCTGCAGAGCATTCCTGTCCTCAAGAAAAAGACACATTTACCCGTCATCGTAGACCCCAGCCACGCAGGCGGCAAATGGTGGCTTGTGGAACCCATGGCAAAAGCCGCCGTGGCAGCCGGTGCGGACGGACTGATGATAGAAGTTCACAATGACCCGGAATGCGCCCTGTGCGACGGCGCCCAGTCACTGAAACCCGAAAAATATGACAATTTACTTAAACAAATCAAACAAATCGCTTCGGTCGTAGGGAAGAAGTGA
- a CDS encoding threonine/serine exporter family protein: protein MKKKLKKNTVSKKQSGKAGILLGAALILFLLISVKYLFMGEIYNWQLSDPFFTRSLAASICVIFVSQLIAYKFQRGFFGALVVLCIFLSWQAVIVPYVTVLLYFEGIVFIGSTLRSRTETKEKYEPDLILDLITGMSCWGAAAIVSSLLGFGTIVHLRIMTVGILILCAIINREQKKLGNTILGNVNRLYQQNKGDWKWMLALNLLLVLGCMLAARTNNSVDFDSVWYLLKPEHFLIGEHSFYDYLGYSGYVYYYPKLYELFMLPVSGLGDYSFIQIGNVFFYYFLSIAITQGMSGRSGHRRLLPCLAIMSVPVVTALGVSAKPDMMGAFLTVTAVVLFLRFIESHDRKFVFYSLVCLALSTGTKVTFLAWGGLVFLCILVYFIFRIKENRKADSGEKKYKGEIPWVLITALILIAGIHYRTLLLTGYPVYPVGIGIWDKLGFTPTDVSRGFSANSNYFGAGIDLPAVMKQLVHFIFTPDLDSLLFTKICWPTNLWLVCYIAMICLAVKRRKIIGDAHKWLVLLSTAMFVFTLLFAGILKQPDGNYFIVPAAVILFACFKLYYWKDREEGDGERIIMESALGGWIVFGVIFLLVTNWSGSIGYQYYDAKLIRNNFDTDAWRYESMSARGYENIAAYIEEYYPDMRIIISRAEMFVDGSVETANSAFSPSWSSTEKTDTYEGFVEYIKHAEIRGFVILDDDTSVFSEYVERLGEEVGFEETMKDRGAVFYIVDEGMYG from the coding sequence ATGAAGAAAAAACTAAAGAAAAATACAGTATCAAAAAAACAATCAGGTAAGGCGGGGATTTTGCTGGGCGCTGCCCTGATTCTGTTTTTATTGATTTCAGTAAAATATTTATTTATGGGTGAAATATACAACTGGCAGTTGTCTGACCCGTTCTTTACCAGAAGCCTGGCCGCAAGCATCTGTGTGATCTTTGTAAGCCAACTGATTGCATATAAATTCCAAAGAGGATTTTTTGGAGCGTTGGTTGTATTATGCATTTTTCTTTCGTGGCAGGCAGTGATCGTGCCGTATGTAACAGTACTGCTATATTTTGAGGGCATCGTATTTATTGGAAGCACCCTGCGGAGCAGGACTGAAACAAAAGAAAAATATGAACCGGATCTGATTTTAGACTTGATTACAGGCATGTCCTGCTGGGGAGCGGCTGCGATTGTCAGTTCCCTTCTGGGATTTGGGACCATCGTCCATCTTAGGATTATGACAGTGGGGATTTTGATTTTGTGCGCCATTATAAACAGGGAACAGAAGAAATTGGGAAATACAATTCTGGGAAATGTAAATAGGCTCTATCAACAGAACAAAGGGGACTGGAAATGGATGCTTGCCCTGAATCTCCTTCTGGTTTTAGGGTGTATGCTGGCGGCCAGAACCAATAATTCGGTTGACTTTGATTCTGTGTGGTATCTGCTGAAACCAGAACACTTTTTGATAGGCGAGCACTCGTTCTATGACTACCTGGGATATTCTGGCTATGTATATTACTATCCGAAATTGTATGAATTGTTTATGTTACCAGTCAGCGGGTTAGGAGATTATAGTTTTATACAGATCGGGAATGTATTTTTTTATTATTTTCTATCCATAGCTATTACGCAGGGAATGAGCGGCCGTTCGGGCCATAGGAGGCTTCTCCCATGCCTGGCCATTATGTCGGTTCCAGTGGTCACGGCCTTGGGCGTCTCGGCAAAACCTGATATGATGGGGGCGTTTCTGACGGTAACTGCAGTTGTCTTGTTTCTTCGGTTTATAGAAAGCCATGACCGTAAATTTGTATTTTACTCCCTGGTATGCCTGGCCTTGTCTACAGGTACAAAGGTGACATTCCTTGCCTGGGGAGGACTGGTTTTCCTATGTATTTTAGTTTATTTCATTTTCAGGATAAAAGAGAATCGGAAAGCGGATTCCGGTGAAAAGAAATATAAAGGGGAAATCCCGTGGGTACTGATAACCGCATTGATTCTGATTGCGGGGATTCATTACAGGACTTTGCTGTTAACAGGATATCCGGTTTACCCGGTAGGGATCGGTATATGGGATAAACTGGGTTTTACTCCGACGGATGTCAGCAGGGGATTCAGTGCAAACAGTAATTATTTTGGGGCAGGGATTGACCTGCCTGCCGTTATGAAACAATTGGTTCATTTTATCTTTACTCCTGATCTGGACAGTTTATTATTTACGAAAATCTGCTGGCCTACGAATCTTTGGCTTGTATGCTATATTGCAATGATCTGTTTGGCAGTGAAGAGGAGAAAAATAATCGGGGACGCCCATAAATGGCTGGTGCTGCTTTCCACAGCCATGTTTGTTTTTACGCTATTGTTCGCGGGAATTCTGAAACAGCCGGACGGCAATTACTTTATTGTACCGGCGGCTGTCATTCTTTTCGCGTGTTTTAAGCTATATTATTGGAAAGACAGGGAAGAGGGGGACGGGGAAAGGATCATCATGGAATCCGCATTGGGCGGATGGATTGTTTTTGGCGTCATTTTTCTGTTGGTGACGAACTGGAGCGGGTCAATTGGATATCAATATTATGACGCCAAGCTGATAAGAAATAATTTTGATACCGATGCATGGAGATATGAGAGTATGTCTGCCAGAGGATATGAAAATATAGCGGCATATATTGAAGAATACTATCCAGATATGCGGATCATCATCTCAAGGGCAGAAATGTTTGTGGATGGGAGCGTAGAGACAGCTAACAGTGCGTTTTCGCCATCATGGAGTTCTACAGAGAAGACGGATACATATGAAGGTTTTGTGGAGTACATAAAACATGCAGAGATAAGAGGGTTTGTCATATTGGATGACGATACAAGTGTATTTAGTGAATATGTGGAAAGGCTGGGGGAGGAAGTCGGGTTTGAGGAGACGATGAAAGATAGGGGCGCTGTGTTTTATATAGTGGATGAAGGGATGTATGGGTAG
- a CDS encoding LrgB family protein, whose translation MSALFASPYFGVALSIIAFGIGVKIQQKTRNAVCNPLLIAIVIVVGILLIFRIPYDSYSVGGGVIDMFLAPATACLAVPIYTKIAILKKYWLPIIVGCTAGSFSSMASIYCLCRLFGLDAGLTVSMIPKSVTTPIAAGIAQAHGGIVPITVVAVLFTGILGSIAAPLLIKIFKVSDSVAAGLAIGSCSHAVGTSKAIEIGEVEGAMSGLAIGICGIVTAVVAMFL comes from the coding sequence ATGTCGGCTTTATTTGCCTCACCATATTTCGGGGTGGCCCTCAGTATCATAGCCTTTGGCATCGGTGTAAAAATTCAGCAGAAAACCAGGAATGCGGTCTGTAATCCGCTGCTGATTGCTATTGTGATCGTTGTCGGCATACTTCTGATATTCAGAATCCCATATGATTCCTACAGTGTGGGAGGCGGAGTCATAGATATGTTCCTGGCGCCGGCCACGGCATGTTTGGCAGTCCCCATCTATACGAAAATTGCCATATTAAAAAAGTACTGGCTTCCTATTATAGTCGGATGTACGGCAGGTTCATTTTCATCCATGGCCAGCATTTATTGTCTGTGCAGGTTGTTTGGATTGGACGCAGGCCTTACTGTATCTATGATCCCGAAATCAGTTACAACCCCTATCGCTGCCGGCATTGCACAGGCCCATGGGGGCATAGTGCCTATTACAGTGGTGGCGGTGCTCTTCACGGGGATCTTAGGAAGCATTGCAGCCCCCCTGCTCATAAAAATTTTTAAAGTTTCAGATTCTGTGGCAGCGGGCCTTGCTATTGGCTCATGCAGCCATGCAGTGGGCACCTCCAAAGCCATTGAGATAGGGGAAGTGGAGGGAGCCATGAGCGGCCTTGCGATTGGGATCTGCGGAATTGTAACTGCTGTGGTTGCTATGTTTCTATAG